AGACGACGTGGTCCGTCACGGACTGCATCGACGCGCTCGCGGCCGAATCGACTCCACTCCCACACGAACCGGAACTGTGACTCCCACTGGAACGGCTCAGTCTGTCCGGTGGCGGCGTCCCGTATAGCACTGAACTGAGGTTTACGTTTCCAACCGGGAGCACCACGGTAAGCAGTCCACTCTGGTTCTCCACTCGACGGCCCATCTCTCGATACGGAAGAGTCCCCGAGACATAACTGGTATTACCTACCGATACCACTGGCCAATACAATGGAGTCCGTCACGCTGTACCGCGCCCCGACGACAGTCGCCGATGCCGACGCCATCGCCGACTGGCTCGATGCGCGGGTCGACGCCGAGGTTGCCGTCCGGGACCGGTTCCTCTCACTGCACGGCGACTCGGAACTGGCGTCGTCGTTCGCACGGGCGCGGGTGCTCTCACCGTACGACCGCGAGACCGGGAACACGATGCTGGGAATCGTCCGCTACGAAGAGCGAGCGCTGGAGTCGCCCGAGCGGGCCGGCGGTGTCATCTACGACGGGCAGGCCGTCCAGCGCGCGCTCCACGACCGAATCCCTGAGTCCGAGCGGTCACTCGCCCACCTTCACGTTCCGCTGCTGGACCGCGTCGTCGGGACCTGGGGCGACCACGACGGCCGCTGGCACAAGCGCGTGAACGTCCTCGGCCAGCCCGCGGTCGTCTCGGTACCGGGGCTGTACGAGGCCCCCGCAAAGCCCGAGCAGTACTACAAGGAACAGCAGAAACACGCCCTGCTCGGCGGCGGCGCACCGCCCCGAGAAGTGCTCGAAAACGAAGTCGAGGGCGAGTTCCTCGTCGAGGACGACCCGCGGACGACCGACGCCATCAAAGGATACGTCCTGCAGGCGTACCACTACCTCGACACGGGCGAGGCGTTCTGCGACGAGGAGACCTGCCGACTCCACAACCCGCACCGCCAGCCCGGCGTCGTCGCCGCGCAGTTACGGGGCACCGAGTTCTGCCCCCGCCACGCGGAGCGCTATCGGCGCTAGACCGTCGGACCGAAGTCGTCCATGACGGCGCGGACGAGTTTCGCCTCGGCGCGCTGGAGGTGGTCGCTGACCGTCGCGGGAGCACACCCCAGCTCGGCGGCCACGTCCTCGTGGGTCGCACCGCGAGGCCGGTCGTAATAACCCAGGGCGAGGGCCGTCCTCACGGCCTCGCGCTGACGCTCGCTGAGTCTGGACGCCGGCCGCGCCAGTCCGTCGCTGACGGCGCTGATGCTGTCCAGCCGTACGTCGATGGGCGCTGGCGCGTCGTCGAGGGCGTCCTGCAGCGGCCCCGCTTCGCCGACCACGCGACAGGAGACCGTGCCGTCGCGATAGATGAGCGGCTTGAGGACGACGATGCCGAGCCGAGTGCCGGCGTCGTGTATTGCGTCGAACAT
The Haloarcula sp. CBA1129 genome window above contains:
- a CDS encoding DUF7001 family protein produces the protein MESVTLYRAPTTVADADAIADWLDARVDAEVAVRDRFLSLHGDSELASSFARARVLSPYDRETGNTMLGIVRYEERALESPERAGGVIYDGQAVQRALHDRIPESERSLAHLHVPLLDRVVGTWGDHDGRWHKRVNVLGQPAVVSVPGLYEAPAKPEQYYKEQQKHALLGGGAPPREVLENEVEGEFLVEDDPRTTDAIKGYVLQAYHYLDTGEAFCDEETCRLHNPHRQPGVVAAQLRGTEFCPRHAERYRR
- a CDS encoding helix-turn-helix domain-containing protein, which encodes MKHLRVTARIPPDYAPEFFDLLANDPEIEESRIVDWNRTPEGCDTVLFAIDGDATRFVDRAPSTPGVESVTLSGAKRRRTYALVENRPLSMPMFDAIHDAGTRLGIVVLKPLIYRDGTVSCRVVGEAGPLQDALDDAPAPIDVRLDSISAVSDGLARPASRLSERQREAVRTALALGYYDRPRGATHEDVAAELGCAPATVSDHLQRAEAKLVRAVMDDFGPTV